One window of Dyadobacter sandarakinus genomic DNA carries:
- a CDS encoding mechanosensitive ion channel family protein — protein MLNTKIKISFALRLLLGCLLCLVTQYPASAQLPVMPGDTARPAKPVYPPDSLGRRTPRGTIDGFLKASYQENYERAALYIRRDPALKKKQNTIRQAKALQALLEVNGRIFPYSWISNEPEGKTDDNLGPNLDRIGAVTIDNESFDLILESVKDKEGYPVWLFSTQTIERIPLNVNDLETTTFISDISPAFLQNNKWNGVPIAHWIATIILLIGSYLLASAITRVIVFLIPRIYRKAGEEPYFDFIRAFSLPAQLYLAIWSFMSFSQKAGISLVVRQHFSNLALIIGFVAVILLIWQLLDVIGMVTEQRMKRYRNQSAVSAILFVRRALKIALVIVGAIMILDTLGFDVTTGIAALGIGGIALALGTQKTVENFVGSVTIIADQPVRVGDFCRIGEFTGTIERIGMRATQVRTNARTVVTIPNGELSSLKIENFAHRERFWFHPVFYLRVETTPDQIRHVIQELRRVLLTHPRVNPEPARVRFIEVGLNGIKIEVFSYVDTADMDVFLEIQEELLLQMMDVVAASGTGFTLPAQTIYFAKDHGSQQSDSPIIAPD, from the coding sequence ATGCTGAATACAAAAATCAAAATCTCCTTCGCCTTGCGCCTGCTGCTAGGCTGCCTGCTGTGTCTTGTTACCCAATATCCAGCTTCTGCACAGCTGCCCGTGATGCCGGGCGATACGGCCCGGCCCGCCAAGCCCGTTTACCCGCCCGATTCGCTGGGACGGCGGACGCCCAGGGGTACGATCGACGGCTTTCTGAAAGCCAGCTACCAGGAAAATTACGAAAGGGCTGCGCTGTACATCCGCCGCGACCCGGCTCTTAAAAAGAAACAGAATACCATCCGGCAGGCCAAAGCATTACAGGCTTTGCTGGAAGTAAACGGACGCATTTTCCCTTACTCCTGGATCAGCAATGAGCCGGAGGGAAAAACAGACGATAACCTCGGGCCCAACCTGGACCGGATCGGTGCGGTTACCATCGATAATGAGTCTTTTGACCTAATCCTCGAAAGCGTGAAGGACAAGGAGGGGTACCCCGTCTGGCTGTTTTCCACGCAGACGATCGAGCGTATACCGCTGAACGTGAATGATCTTGAAACGACCACTTTCATCAGTGATATTTCGCCTGCATTTTTACAGAACAACAAGTGGAACGGTGTACCCATCGCGCATTGGATCGCCACCATCATCCTGCTGATCGGTTCGTATCTGCTTGCATCGGCTATTACCCGGGTAATAGTGTTTCTGATCCCGAGAATTTACAGGAAGGCCGGAGAAGAACCCTATTTTGACTTCATTCGGGCATTTTCCCTGCCCGCCCAGCTGTACCTGGCGATCTGGTCGTTTATGTCTTTCAGCCAGAAAGCAGGCATTTCACTCGTGGTAAGGCAGCATTTCAGCAACCTTGCGCTCATCATTGGCTTTGTAGCAGTGATCCTGCTCATCTGGCAACTGCTGGACGTGATCGGTATGGTGACCGAGCAGCGCATGAAAAGATACCGCAACCAGTCCGCAGTGTCAGCCATTCTTTTTGTGCGCCGGGCATTGAAGATCGCCCTGGTGATTGTGGGGGCAATCATGATCCTGGATACGCTCGGTTTTGATGTTACCACCGGTATTGCTGCCCTGGGTATTGGTGGTATTGCCCTGGCACTGGGTACACAAAAAACGGTGGAGAACTTCGTCGGCAGTGTCACCATCATTGCAGACCAGCCTGTGCGGGTAGGTGATTTTTGCAGGATCGGCGAGTTTACAGGCACCATTGAGCGCATCGGTATGCGTGCGACACAGGTGAGGACCAATGCCCGCACGGTGGTGACGATTCCCAATGGAGAGCTTTCTTCTCTGAAAATCGAAAACTTCGCGCACCGCGAACGCTTCTGGTTTCATCCGGTTTTTTACCTCCGCGTGGAGACCACCCCCGATCAGATCCGCCACGTGATCCAGGAACTACGCAGGGTATTGCTTACACATCCGCGCGTCAATCCTGAGCCTGCCCGTGTCAGGTTTATTGAGGTAGGATTGAATGGGATCAAAATTGAGGTATTTTCCTATGTAGATACCGCAGATATGGATGTGTTCCTGGAAATACAGGAAGAGCTGCTTCTGCAGATGATGGATGTGGTGGCTGCCAGCGGCACCGGATTCACACTTCCCGCACAAACTATTTATTTTGCCAAAGATCATGGATCACAGCAATCTGATAGTCCGATCATCGCTCCGGATTAA